Genomic DNA from Oryza sativa Japonica Group chromosome 5, ASM3414082v1:
taaactgaatgtaaagaaagtgaatccgagttgcctGTTCGTGGgaactattcccagttatgaaccaagtgaaatgttcgaagatagtctatagaggtcagattaaaattgCATCTAACAACaaagcttcagatttggcaggaaaacgatcagacaataacaagtTCAGCAGTAAAGTCATTtaggaagacgtcaaagcatgtcaagtgggataagttggttctgttgagaaacataattcaaaggcaaagttatcgaccctcgcatcgaatagcagaagtagctagcacccggagaccaggaaaactaatatgaggcagtttgtGGCAAgatagaagtaaatgacaagcatgatattcttatgatgacgaacatggtatcctagtaatgaccagctagtgttgacgcatgacatgaagtggtaacttgtatgaggttgacgccaaagatatgaactatgagaagttctggatcTGAAGCCCCATCATCAAGTGCcacaacccagtcgaagtcagctaaaggttcaaccagggacaagtcgggtgaagagaagattctatccgcaacaggagatcgagacAAGCAGtacagagtggagaagttttgctaggcaagtttgttataaaagacgcgatggaagaagtcagacaagaagagaagaccgcccaacctatcttcatgctagcctcctcgaatctcggggacgagattcttgtaaggggggtggatttgtcacgtcctgataaattcatcccgaaataaaaatcattttctaaaaggaataatagaattaattaaaattcgaaaagaaattggcaaacactaaaatacgtgcaagaaaaattcgaatgtggcccggagaatttttgttaaattctccttggtctaaaaagagccctcaaattttacttgaattttcagagcaccggaaataattattaaacaacaaaaacaattatcaaagtttaataaaaagaaaaatctaaaaataatcctccttttcttttgggccaattttggcccaaagtccttcctctctcccctcggcccgcggccgaagtctccctttcctccctctctttctctccctctccttctctccctcctcttgggccccccttcccctcggcccagctccctcccccctctctctcccgggctgcctcttccccccccctcccctcccggcctgcccggcccaggccgcctccccctcctctcctcctgggccggccgcccggcccaacccgagcggcgccctcccgcccgtgccgcgcacgtgcgcgcgcctgcgcgccgttgccgcgcgCTGAGCGCGCGCCCCGCGTGGGACCCGCCTGCCAGGCcggtcatcttcctcctcccgcacggccctctctctctcccgtgaaaacCCTACTTAGTTCCTCCCTCGAATCCGCGCGATTTAAgcgttggattccaaaattaattggggggttttaatccccattgaatcctcttcaattgcccccaaattcccccttgattcgtgccttCAATCGTCGGGAACGCCGCGCCTTCCTCGGCTGCctcccatggccgccggccgccattcccgtcgccgttccgcccccTCCCGAGCCCGGCTCCcgcccccatcctataaaatggaaccccctcttTGCGTTCTATTGTTTTAGCCCTTTCTCGAGCTCCCCCGCGGCCGCAGcacccctccccgccgtcgccctctctctcccgtgccgctggacgcctccagccgcccctaccGCCTTGCCTGAGCGCcgcccggccgtgccgtcgccttcctcggcctcgcagccacctcctctccctcggtcagccctctgtttcgcggggaaagcaccggagacgcgtcctcgccggcaaaacagtggcgttgccgccactgttccacctccggccgccactgtcgcgtttcccgtgcgccggccgacgtcgccaccacctccctcggctccgcgacgccgccttcatccccggcatcacctcctcctcgcccgaagctcgccggagtggcctcctcgtcggcgtccagtACCTCCCCGCCTCCGGCCGGCTCCTGTACGTCGCCGGTACGCCGATCGACGTCGCCGCGTTGTCCTCTCCTCCAGCTGCTCCTCtgtttcgccggaacaccgtcgcccgtGCTGGCCTCTCCATCCTCATCGTCGCCGACGTCCCTTCGGCCGcccgttcatcctcgccggctcgtcgtctcgcggtgccgcctccgtcgtcggattcgcagcggcgcgttccacgtcgtccccgtctccgtgcagctgccgccggctgccctcgtcgtctcctcgccggccccggtcgtcgtcgtcgtcgtcctcccgtcgttcccggtcgtcgtggcgttcgtccctccgtcaagccgttctcgtccgtcgtccgcgttcgtcaagtgtgccgctgcagccccgtcgtcgtcttcgtcctcgacTCCGCGTCGTCacgcctcgtgccggccgcgtctcgccttcgtccaaggatcgccgccgaagtcgtcccctcgccgttcgtcccCGTAgttcccggccgcctccgccgcgcccgttcgtcgttgtcgttcccacgcctcgtcgcgtggtggtaaggatccctccccctcgctgccctgtcctcgtcctttcggtgtcgcccgtgcccgttgtgcggttgtcggccccggtacccgtgtatcggtgtcggcagtcgttcgcttgtgcgcgtggtgaccgtgttagtgtgtccgctcggtagccgcgtggtttccacgtgtgcaacccgtgtggtgtttagtggagtccgtttgtcagCCACTCGCCTcagttgacacacgggatccgcttccgtcgacccgtggaccgtctctgtgcactcggtctaccgcggtcctttaggttgacatgtggggtccgcatgtcaacagcgcagccttcctgtcttttctaggctagcgcttacacatgttttatagttgcaaagcttaattataataatccgcaaatctccatgtaacagcattaaacttcggatgatcatatcttggtcatacgaactctgaatcgacccgttcaagtctcctaatgtttgttataacctaaagaaccctgtgttttctttttatgtattgttattgcttctttataggcttgtagctttgcttgtgtgcttcgcgtagcttctgtcgttccggaggttcccgaagcgtggttcgtggtcgtcgccaaaggttcggaaggccgttctctctgagcaaggcaagtcacatcatccttgagcatattgaatcccagtttataaaattattttaatttaaattaatgcattatcgctttatttaaattcccgcgttatcactgttttatttagccatgcctatttacctttgttatgaccttattattattgctattgttattattaccttgttcaccctaggataaacaaaaccccaactagtgggtactctattcatggttccactagtatgaatttaggtagatgcttcgctgattaattaggcaacattaggtggttttataactttagactttgggaattctcatatcatttggacactatggaattgttggtttatggtggaattggacatacacctctcttcctctttcaaaacccctaaaacctgttttcggtggggtttgggtgcatgccagttgtgggaagtagcaccccgaccactataaggattaagctcgggcctctgttgcaaagcactaccgtacttccacatgtctagtgggtaaggcttagtttgtggcttagtctggtcataaacaaaagtacacggatggagatggatgaagtcgggggtcgatggacattctctaggacaaatgaaggctacacgagctgcggcccggtagtcgagatgtcatggcacagggttggtgccctgctgctaggggctcagtcctgcctgcctgtcccggaggttccggccgtaggtgggattgggtcggtactcttgtttatggctaggatgggttgggaactatgtcacgtcttccgtccgtataccgtggtggtatgtggcacgtggttacacgtgaggaagatgtgtcttgtgggtaaagatgtacacctctgatcagagtataatctattcgaatagccgcgccctcggttatgggcaagccgagcaatgtacccaagtcagtgttttaattcttaaaatttgctcaacaactaaaatgtggaatggttggcctgggttggcttgggacgagctgggacccagggtcgggttgccagttcggtctgaatcatcgtaggccttgggtcaaggcaggttcgtgtgggttcacggccttggttaataatactgtgtagctctaggatcgtctttataaaatggctttgggcaactaagtgacttttaaatgctgtttactgcaaaacttaacccctatattattaccccttgtactcccttgcattaattatgcatctccggtgtggcttgctgagtactgtggttgtactcattcttgctcaatctttcccctcttcagtaagagaatgtttggagaagatgtcttggGTGGAGTCCTgacttataccccagttgagcgcctgtgaagatggagccgtaggcccgctagtccgctgctgtttatttttgattgtcaggccttaagtgcctttgtaataatgtaaatattatcgatataataaagatgtgtcttttatatcatgtttgtgtggtgtaccccggcttttcctgggacggggattaatacactagcgttcgggaaaatgaaattttcccggtcgcgacaaggaggaaggagggttatttttaggttttttctttttaataaactttgataattgtttttgtcgcttaataattatttccggtgctctgaaaattcaagtaaaatttgagggctccttttaggccaaggagaatttaacaaaaattctccgggccacattcgaatttttcttgtacgtatttttagtgtttgccaatttcttttcgaattttaattaattctattattccttttagagaatgatttttaattcgggatgaatttatcaggacgtgacaaatccaccccccttacaagaatctcgtccccgagatttgaggaggctagcaagaagataggttgggcggtcctctcttcttgtctgacttctccCGCTCcgtcttttataacaaacttgcctagcacaacttctccactctggactgctcggctcgatctcctgttgcagatggaatcttctcttcacctgacttgtccctggttgaacctttagctgacttcgactgggttgcggcacttgaagatggggccTCAGTTCTAGAACTtcgcatagttcatatctttggagtcaacctcatacaagttacccacttcatgtcatgcgtcgagatcagctcgtcattactaggataccatgtttgtcatcataagaatatcatgcttgtcatttgctTCTAACTTGctaccaactgcctcatattaactttcctggtctccgggtgctagctacttctgtTATTTGACGccagggtcgataactttgcctttaaattatgtttctcaacagaaccaacttatcccacttgacatgctttgacgtcttcccaaatggctttactgctggacttcttattgtttgatcgttatcctgccaaatctgaagcttcgttgttaggtgtgattttaatctgacctctatagactatcttcgaacatatcacttggttcataactgggaatagctcccacgaacagaCAACTCGGATTCACCTTCTTTTCATTCGGTTTACTtcccactattctcttcatgttgtcatcatttagcattcaaagtattcctttacacattcAACCCTGACGTATTCTTTTcagatttctcttatcaatcacctttcgacctacttctttgcctGATAGTAAACACCTTTGCTGGTATCTTCTATCAATAACCTCTTGAACTTTGTCAACCAAGTAAtcttcactccgagagttgtggatgcttctggtgacgatgtggtcctttggtctgctgcctttcagtgaaaccttgaagtgtttTGCCAAAAGCTGTACTGACTGTCTTTGTctttgatccgaaaaagacacatctgaaactcttagtccaaacaaatgtctctttggttaaacgcttgattttcttttccatcatcaggttggttattaactcgaggttagaacatagtccctctgaaatgagaccctaggtttCCTTcgacagtaaacaattatacacctAATCCCATATCGGCATCTTCTGAAAGAgtcctcatagaacttgtttttattacacatttctcccatattacatgaatacgaggcactgccttaaacaaaaagggaaggtgcttaacatcggtacattgcatcctcaacatgaatcttccataaacataacaaactcattgtttataatcatgaatatatttatttattacatgattgctgcaaactcccgattacagtgataagtagcgaactgaaaatcacaaacatggatacatagctggcattgttctagtgactgcatccttgattggttctgtgatgatgtgataggactgcatattgctatcattcacaggagaagcttccttctgattgctggttgaagcgaataacggtcttctgcttggtatcgccctcctgaggttgattgcccttcgctcggcctggagtaggtcggggagagacacaacttcttccatcgacgacaattctttgctgaggctgtcggtgcagagaatggttggtgctgaaggtattattgctatgattcattgcagagtcaggtgcagcaggaggagcattggtgctggggatgatatcgtcgatgttgctgttggagctgactagctgatgagacaatcgtagggttgttcgttggatttctgcggtcttggtcaacaacacactgagttggcaatccttgggtacatggtttgtaccttcgcacagaaaacatgtgaccttgcgggtgggacactcccctggtggatggtcttcttcacaatgagtgcagagtgtgagacacatgctagcaacgtgtccaatttccccgcaacgggtgcatgcctttgattccatctcttcctcgccgagatgtcggggagactcatcttcatcatccgaggagacttgatctgacccttcactatcagatactctgccaccatgacttaggaggtgctgggtcaactgtcgtgcacctcggaaagtatttcctctttgacgtctaggaatagttatccctgctggaggccattcggtgctggtaatagtcatcttacgtacttcttcttcagttcgcatcggtgcttttctcttctgattcttactcttcttgcctttggcttgcttagtatgtgaccccacgtggtacgagaggctaggaggaaagcatttcccgggattcaatggattctctccGTTGAgctctctactttgcacactaggctgcaagcttgacttggtgtgaggaggctggtttagcgatgtctgccctgctaaaccaagggaaggggcttctttgacatatacccatggacaattcagggcatagtgtccttgctctctacaatcatgacaaaaggggacctgctcttctggcattggaagctcattgacctgggtggcaaaggctcgatcaaacacatactgattttggtcttgacttccaaccaatggtagctgtgaactaagcagcatgcttggaatggaccaagggtgtgccctggttaactctcttgaggccagtggtggattgagttggAAACTTAAGTTACTTgaggcatacccgctgacattctttcctttttctctgttatacatctgttacagggattgaggtgagagaggaaacaagccaggaaagaatagaccagaactagggaccAGACCTTAAAAGAACTAACTCTTCTTATTGATGtattgtttgtttcacttattctgcaagttgattaagcaaacaacctaacatggttacatcacaacccaccgatgcaaaccacgcgctacacacacaagcaaggaacacacgactaacaacactaccctacagggtggcttaggttctgcgacgggttctccaagatcttcactgcttcctccacttcgctagcagACCCTGcggtcttccggagcttcggcagacaattgacgacatcttcttctccgcaaagctgaccatctagtactagttgaaatttgaagaaggaagaaagagtaaatattttgcaaatagcacaggggaaaggaggaaaaagggactttcggaaatagtttcatttataaaatatgtccttaggttttatccacttggcttatcctacagtcgagatggctctgataccagcttgtcgcgaccgggagaattgccttttcccgaacgctagtgtattaatccccgtcccaggaaaagccggggtacaccacacaaacatgatataaaagacacatctttattatatcgataatatttacattattacaaaggcgcttcaggcctggcgatcaaaaataaacagcagcggactagcgggcctacggctccatcttcacaggcgctcaactggggtataagccaagactccacctaagacttcttctccaaaacTTCTCTTACtgaggggggagaaagatagagcaagaatgagtacaaccacagtactcagcaagccacaccggagaagcataattaatgcaaggggggggtacaaggggataataatataggggttaagttttgcagaaaacagcatttaaaagccacttagttgcccaaagccatttataaagacgatcctagcgctacacaatattattaatcaaggccgtgaaccttcacgaacctgccttaacccaaggcctacgattattcagaccgaactggcaacccgaccctgggtcccagctcgtcccaagccaacccaggccaaccattccacattttagttgttgagcaaattttaagaattaaaacactgacttgggtacattgctcggcttgcccataaccgagggcgcggctattcgaatagattatactctgatcagaggtgtacatctttacccacaagacacatcttcctcacgtgcaaccacgtgccacataccaccacggtatacagacggaagacgtgacatagtttccaacccatcctagccatagacaagagtaccgacccaaccccacctacggccggaacccccgggacaggtaggcaggactgagcccctagcagcaggacaccggccctgtgccatgacatctcgactaccgggccgcagctcgtgtagccttcatttgccctggagaatgtccatcgacccccgacttcatccatctccaatccgtgtacttttgtttataaccagactgagccacaaactaagccttacccactagacatgtggaagtacggtagtgctttgcaacagaggcccgagcttaatccttatagtggccggggtgctacttcccacaactggcatgcacccaaaccccaccggaaaacaggttttaggggttttgaaagaggaagagaggtgtatgtccaattccaccataatccaacaattccatagtgtccaggtgatatgaatattcccaaggtctagagttataaaaccacctaatgttgcctaattaatccgcgaagcatctacctaaattcatactagtggaaccatgaatagagtacccactagttggggttttgcttaatctagggtgaacaaggtaataatatcaataacaataatattaaggttataacaaaggtaaatagtcatggctaaataaaatagtgatcatgcgggaatttaaataaagcgataatgcaataatttaaatcaaaataattttatgaactgggattcaacatgttcaaggatgatgtgacttgccttgcttagagagaacggccttccgaaccttcggcgacgaccgcgaaccacgcttcgggaacctccagAACGACGAAGCTACGCGaggcacacaagcaaagctacaagcctataaagaagcaataacaatacataaaaaggaagcacacggttctttaggttataacaaacattaagagacttgaacgggtcgattcggagttcgtatgaccaagatatgatcatccgaagtttaatgctgttatatggggatttgcggattattataattaagctttgcaactataaaacatgtgcaagcgctagcctggaaaagacaggaaggctgcgccgttgacatgcggaccccacatgtcaacctaaaggaccgcggtagaccgggtacacagagacggtccacgggtcgacggaagcggaccccgtgtgtcaaccgaggcgagtggccgacaaacggactccactagacaccacacggcctgcacacgtggaaaccacgcggctaccgagcgggcacactaacgcggacactacacggtcaccacccgcacgcgtgaacgactaccgacaccggtacacgggtaccggggccgacaaccgcacaacgagcacgggcgacaccgaaaggacgaggacggggcagcgagggagagggatccttaccaccacgcgacgaggcgtggggacgacaacgacgaacgggcgcggcggagacagacgggcgcAACGGAGACGAAcagcgaggggacggcttcggcg
This window encodes:
- the LOC136356619 gene encoding uncharacterized protein, with the translated sequence MRSSGSEAPSSSATTQSKSAKGSTRDKSALSRAPPRPQHPSPPSPSLSRAAGRLQPPLPPCLSAARPCRRLPRPRSHLLSLGQPSVSRGKHRRRVLAGKTVALPPLFHLRPPLSRFPCAGRRRHHLPRLRDAAFIPGITSSSPEARRSGLLVGVQYLPASGRLLYVAGTPIDVAALSSPPAAPLFRRNTVARAGLSILIVADVPSAARSSSPARRLAVPPPSSDSQRRVPRRPRLRAAAAGCPRRLLAGPGRRRRRPPVVPGRRGVRPSVKPFSSVVRVRQVCRCSPVVVFVLDSASSRLVPAASRLRPRIAAEVVPSPFVPVVPGRLRRARSSLSFPRLVAWWLVALLVCFA